From Streptomyces cyaneogriseus subsp. noncyanogenus, the proteins below share one genomic window:
- a CDS encoding DUF5709 domain-containing protein, with protein MGTDPMADDAYQPTGSNEEQEDAAPLDLQDAVDERTYDDMLDEGYSPPEKPLGVTKHGTTAAEQHDGESLDERLAQEVPDVAEPAGDGVGDQPGGEGEPVDPEAGTDRSGRLVAPDEGVRTDTTKETVGDDVGVDGGAAGAEEAAVHVVEDDTVLPDSPDYPGYLQERESRPGRSG; from the coding sequence ATGGGCACCGACCCCATGGCGGACGACGCCTACCAGCCCACCGGAAGCAACGAGGAGCAGGAGGACGCCGCGCCGCTCGACCTGCAGGACGCCGTCGACGAGCGCACGTACGACGACATGCTCGACGAGGGCTACTCCCCGCCGGAGAAGCCGCTGGGCGTCACCAAGCACGGGACCACGGCCGCCGAGCAGCACGACGGGGAGAGCCTCGACGAACGGCTGGCGCAGGAGGTGCCCGACGTGGCCGAGCCGGCCGGGGACGGCGTCGGCGACCAGCCGGGCGGGGAGGGCGAACCCGTCGACCCCGAGGCGGGCACGGACCGCTCCGGCCGCCTGGTGGCCCCGGACGAGGGCGTGCGCACCGACACCACCAAGGAGACGGTCGGCGACGACGTGGGCGTGGACGGCGGGGCCGCCGGTGCGGAGGAGGCCGCCGTGCACGTCGTGGAGGACGACACGGTGCTGCCGGACTCGCCGGACTACCCGGGCTACCTCCAGGAGCGGGAGAGCCGCCCCGGCAGGTCCGGCTGA
- a CDS encoding Gfo/Idh/MocA family protein: MRIGLLGTGPWARAAHAPALSRHEGLDLTAVWGRRPDAARELADRYGARAYDDVDALLDAVDAVAVALPPAVQAELAVRAARAGRHLLLDKPLATTVAQGRAVVEAAERAGVASVVFFTVRFTAETAGWIGEQARRADWFTARAEWLGAVFTGDSPFAGSPWRREKGALWDVGPHALSVLLPVLGGVRRVAAASRGPGDTVHVVLDHAGGASSTLTLSLTAPPAAAGAAVELRGGSGVTRLPESAESAETALARAADALLAAARTGRRHPCDAAFGLEVTETLAAAEALLDGAAPA; encoded by the coding sequence ATGCGCATCGGACTGCTCGGCACGGGGCCGTGGGCGCGGGCGGCCCACGCGCCCGCTCTGAGCCGCCACGAGGGGCTGGACCTCACGGCCGTGTGGGGGCGCCGGCCCGATGCCGCCCGGGAACTCGCGGACCGGTACGGCGCCCGCGCCTACGACGATGTCGACGCCCTGCTCGACGCGGTGGACGCCGTCGCCGTCGCGCTGCCCCCGGCCGTGCAGGCGGAACTCGCGGTGCGCGCGGCGCGGGCGGGCCGGCATCTGCTGCTGGACAAGCCGCTGGCGACGACGGTGGCGCAGGGGCGGGCCGTGGTGGAGGCGGCCGAGCGGGCCGGTGTCGCCTCCGTCGTCTTCTTCACCGTCCGCTTCACGGCCGAGACCGCGGGGTGGATCGGCGAACAGGCGCGGCGGGCGGACTGGTTCACCGCGCGGGCCGAGTGGCTGGGCGCAGTGTTCACCGGTGACAGCCCGTTCGCCGGCTCGCCGTGGCGGCGGGAGAAGGGCGCGCTGTGGGACGTCGGCCCGCACGCCCTGTCCGTGCTGCTGCCGGTCCTCGGCGGGGTCCGGCGCGTGGCGGCGGCCTCGCGGGGCCCCGGCGACACCGTCCATGTGGTTCTCGATCACGCCGGTGGCGCGTCGAGCACGCTCACGCTGAGTCTGACGGCCCCGCCGGCGGCGGCGGGCGCCGCGGTGGAGCTCAGGGGCGGCTCGGGGGTGACCCGCCTCCCGGAGAGCGCCGAGAGCGCCGAGACGGCCCTCGCCAGGGCCGCGGACGCCCTTCTCGCCGCCGCCCGGACCGGCCGCCGCCACCCGTGCGACGCCGCGTTCGGCCTCGAGGTCACCGAGACGCTCGCCGCGGCCGAGGCGCTGCTGGACGGTGCGGCGCCCGCGTGA
- a CDS encoding dienelactone hydrolase family protein: MHRHPHISAGSRAFHGPRRRLAGAAAAIAAVIGLTTLSSPGAHAADNPYERGPAPTESSIEALRGPYSVAETEVSSLAVTGFGGGTIYYPTSTSDGTFGAVVISPGFTALQSSIAWLGPRLASQGFVVFTIDTNTTVDQPDSRGRQLLAALDYLTERSSVRSRIDSSRLGVMGHSMGGGGTLEAAKTRPSLQAAIPLTPWNLDKTWPEVRTPTLIIGADGDTIAPVASHSEPFYSSLPSSTDRAYLELNGATHFSPNTSNTTIAKYSISWLKRFIDNDTRYDQFLCPLPRPSLTIEEYRGNCPHVS; this comes from the coding sequence GTGCACCGACACCCCCACATCAGCGCCGGTTCCCGCGCGTTCCACGGGCCGCGACGGCGGCTCGCCGGCGCCGCGGCCGCGATCGCAGCCGTCATCGGGCTCACCACGCTCTCCAGCCCCGGCGCCCACGCCGCCGACAACCCCTACGAGCGGGGCCCGGCGCCCACCGAGTCCAGCATCGAGGCGCTGCGCGGGCCGTACTCCGTGGCGGAGACGGAGGTCTCCTCCCTCGCCGTCACCGGCTTCGGCGGCGGCACCATCTACTACCCGACCAGCACCAGCGACGGGACCTTCGGCGCCGTCGTCATCTCGCCCGGCTTCACCGCCCTCCAGTCCTCCATCGCCTGGCTCGGACCGCGCCTGGCCTCGCAGGGCTTCGTGGTGTTCACCATCGACACCAACACCACCGTCGACCAGCCCGACTCGCGCGGGCGCCAGCTGCTCGCCGCCCTGGACTACCTGACCGAGCGCAGCTCCGTCAGAAGCCGCATCGACAGCAGCCGGCTCGGCGTCATGGGCCACTCGATGGGCGGCGGCGGCACCCTGGAGGCGGCCAAGACCCGGCCGTCCCTCCAGGCCGCGATCCCCCTCACCCCCTGGAACCTCGACAAGACCTGGCCCGAGGTCCGGACCCCCACCCTGATCATCGGGGCCGACGGCGACACGATCGCCCCCGTCGCGTCCCACTCCGAGCCCTTCTACTCCAGCCTGCCGTCCAGCACGGACCGCGCCTACCTGGAGCTGAACGGCGCCACCCACTTCTCGCCGAACACGTCGAACACGACGATCGCCAAGTACAGCATCTCGTGGCTGAAGCGGTTCATCGACAACGACACCCGCTACGACCAGTTCCTGTGCCCGCTGCCCCGGCCCAGCCTGACCATCGAGGAGTACCGGGGCAACTGCCCGCACGTCTCCTGA
- a CDS encoding helix-turn-helix domain-containing protein codes for MTGDTTTRTPPRIPGDSAQRRAVDALLDRLRTHSTALLLTGEPGLGRTSLLRWAAGSFTAGTVLHLTACPGRPAAAPPGSPYARITDGTGAEALLDLLRSAAGERPLLVCADDAHRWSAPARAALAGAAERLDTAGRVGLLVTAAGHRAVDPEFARLPLVRLDPLGPSQAAALLDEVTDGAADPAVRDELLAEAEGNPALLLALLHRLSSAELHGLSPLPRPPADAATLARVAGEALTRTDPDTQDLLLTVAAAVRASDGADADAALVLRALGGLRPTAPAPVLDPPPEPLALTDGRLGFHSDLVRRAVYAGAEPGRRRAAHRALARELEADGRRLPALLHRAWSLAGPAPGPAARLADGAADPAVAASHRLRSLAYTRAAELTADLPRRAQRYTAAAEQALLEGRPDRARPLLAEARAAAVPAAVRGRAELVRGLTELGDGPVGDAHQSLLLAASLLAPDDPGQAATATLAAADAAWAAGDLTACLAALGHDTGREAGNAGDRPAAAPGASPAEGRPRDTQPDPVHHHRLGLRAVLEGNLARAAGPLGHLVGRAHADHRPDVLLRSAAAALLLGDVDAARRAGARALAAARGLGSAALVPQALEYLAYAELRAGRHAQARAHAEEGLRAARRTGQRNAAAHHHAVLALAASIEEEPDAAEHHVAAALATARRHGLVQAATLAEWAAARVDLGRGRPLDAADRLGLLVLPGPRRGHFAVWRLAVPCFVEAAVLAGRHQDARTVLEDFAEWAAFGADPQADAQLARCHALLAPPDRADGLYRRALALHDDTAGAAGGGDFERARTALLYGKWLRRRRRPREARDRLGTALAGFDRCGAGVWAQQTRGELRALGAASHGTEAGALTRLTPQQLRIARYVAQGATNREVALSLAVSTRTVDYHLRKVFAVLGVRSRVELARMVEQAEKAAAHP; via the coding sequence ATGACGGGAGACACGACCACACGGACGCCTCCGCGGATCCCCGGCGACAGCGCGCAGCGACGCGCGGTCGACGCCCTGCTGGACCGGCTGCGGACCCACAGCACCGCGCTCCTGCTGACCGGGGAGCCAGGTCTCGGCCGCACCAGCCTGCTCCGGTGGGCCGCCGGCTCCTTCACCGCCGGGACCGTGCTGCACCTGACGGCCTGCCCGGGCCGGCCCGCCGCCGCGCCGCCCGGCTCGCCGTACGCGCGGATCACCGACGGCACCGGCGCCGAAGCCCTGCTCGACCTGCTGCGGTCCGCCGCGGGGGAGCGGCCCCTGCTGGTGTGCGCCGACGACGCCCATCGATGGAGCGCCCCCGCCCGCGCCGCCCTGGCCGGTGCCGCCGAACGCCTGGACACCGCGGGCCGGGTGGGCCTGCTCGTCACGGCCGCCGGACACCGCGCCGTCGACCCGGAGTTCGCCCGCCTGCCCCTGGTGCGCCTCGACCCTCTCGGCCCGTCCCAGGCCGCCGCCCTGCTCGACGAGGTCACCGACGGCGCCGCCGATCCGGCCGTCCGCGACGAGCTGCTCGCCGAGGCCGAGGGCAACCCGGCCCTGCTGCTGGCCCTGCTGCACCGTCTGTCCTCCGCCGAACTGCACGGCCTCAGCCCGCTGCCGCGCCCGCCGGCCGACGCCGCGACGCTGGCCAGGGTGGCGGGCGAGGCGCTGACCCGGACGGACCCGGACACCCAGGACCTGCTGCTGACCGTGGCGGCCGCCGTACGGGCGTCGGACGGCGCGGACGCCGACGCCGCTCTGGTCCTCAGGGCGCTGGGAGGACTGCGCCCCACCGCGCCCGCACCCGTCCTGGATCCGCCGCCCGAGCCGCTCGCCCTGACGGACGGCCGGCTCGGCTTCCACAGCGACCTCGTGCGCCGCGCCGTCTACGCCGGGGCCGAGCCCGGCCGGCGCCGCGCCGCGCACCGGGCCCTGGCCCGGGAACTGGAGGCCGACGGGCGGCGGCTGCCCGCACTGCTGCACCGGGCCTGGTCGCTGGCCGGACCCGCCCCCGGACCGGCGGCCCGGCTGGCGGACGGCGCGGCCGACCCGGCGGTCGCCGCCTCCCACCGGCTGCGCTCACTGGCCTACACCCGCGCCGCCGAACTCACCGCCGACCTCCCGCGGCGCGCGCAGCGGTACACGGCCGCCGCCGAGCAGGCACTGCTCGAAGGACGTCCGGACCGGGCCCGTCCGCTGCTCGCCGAGGCCCGCGCCGCGGCGGTACCGGCCGCGGTGCGCGGACGCGCGGAGCTGGTCCGCGGGCTGACGGAACTGGGGGACGGCCCGGTCGGCGACGCCCACCAGTCCCTTCTGCTGGCCGCGTCCCTGCTGGCCCCCGACGACCCCGGACAGGCGGCGACCGCCACCCTCGCCGCCGCCGACGCCGCCTGGGCGGCGGGGGATCTGACGGCCTGCCTGGCGGCGCTCGGGCACGACACGGGCCGCGAGGCGGGGAACGCCGGGGACCGGCCGGCCGCGGCGCCCGGCGCCTCGCCCGCCGAGGGCCGCCCCCGCGACACCCAGCCGGACCCGGTGCACCACCACCGGCTCGGCCTGCGCGCGGTGCTCGAAGGGAACCTCGCCCGGGCGGCCGGACCGCTCGGGCACCTCGTGGGACGGGCCCACGCCGACCACCGGCCCGACGTGCTCCTGCGCTCCGCTGCGGCGGCCCTGCTGCTGGGCGACGTGGACGCCGCGCGCCGGGCCGGGGCGCGGGCCCTGGCCGCCGCCCGCGGCCTCGGGTCCGCCGCCCTCGTCCCGCAGGCCCTGGAGTACCTCGCCTACGCCGAACTGCGCGCGGGCCGCCACGCCCAGGCCCGCGCCCACGCGGAGGAGGGGCTGCGCGCCGCGCGGCGCACCGGGCAGCGCAACGCGGCGGCGCACCACCACGCCGTGCTCGCCCTGGCGGCCTCCATCGAGGAGGAACCGGACGCCGCCGAGCACCATGTGGCCGCCGCGCTGGCCACCGCCCGGCGGCACGGGCTGGTGCAGGCCGCCACCCTGGCGGAGTGGGCGGCGGCCCGCGTCGACCTCGGGCGCGGCCGTCCCCTGGACGCCGCCGACCGGCTGGGCCTGCTCGTGCTGCCCGGCCCCCGGCGCGGGCACTTCGCGGTGTGGCGCCTGGCCGTGCCCTGCTTCGTCGAGGCCGCGGTCCTCGCCGGCCGGCACCAGGACGCCCGGACGGTGCTGGAGGACTTCGCCGAGTGGGCGGCCTTCGGCGCCGATCCGCAGGCCGACGCCCAACTGGCGCGCTGTCACGCCCTGCTGGCCCCGCCGGACCGGGCCGACGGCCTGTACCGGCGGGCGCTGGCCCTGCACGACGACACGGCCGGCGCGGCGGGCGGCGGCGACTTCGAACGGGCCCGCACCGCCCTGCTGTACGGCAAGTGGCTGCGCCGGCGGCGCAGACCGCGCGAGGCCCGCGACCGCCTCGGCACCGCACTGGCGGGCTTCGACCGCTGCGGTGCCGGCGTGTGGGCGCAGCAGACACGCGGCGAGCTGCGCGCGCTCGGGGCCGCCTCGCACGGCACGGAGGCCGGGGCGCTGACCCGTCTGACACCGCAGCAACTGCGGATCGCCCGGTACGTCGCCCAGGGGGCCACCAACCGGGAAGTGGCCCTCAGCCTCGCCGTCAGCACCCGCACCGTCGACTACCACCTGCGCAAGGTGTTCGCGGTGCTCGGCGTGCGGTCCCGGGTGGAGCTGGCCCGCATGGTGGAGCAGGCGGAAAAGGCCGCTGCACACCCCTAG
- a CDS encoding PucR family transcriptional regulator — MQHAVRSLGAIRTGPTPVPRPRTRRVPSLIDADALRVLHRAARALLDDLPGLTDRLVAVLQEQEPAYRAAVAGDPTGTWQEVHRSLRHSVTSLIDPRSAREAARGCSWRIGAARAEQGLPLDALLHAFRLGGSLVWQGLVEETSRTAPEEVRLLVHVASDVWNFVDEHCTLVADAYRQVEWQLSRRRENRARLLATALLDGTSRIADVPEAARALGLPEHGRYVVVAVAGGHPAGCAAARAAAVPEGTRVHWHTGVEVDYGIVLAPDGELPRPQPGTGAPAPGTRMGVGGAVDGLAAVGDARRLADTALSICPESGGTVRLAEHLPAALVVSSPELGRTLAERVLGPLLRLEPADREVLLDTLTTWLACDGSAQRAGERLYCHRNTVLNRLRRCEQLTGRCLARPSDVVEISLALTAHRLLRA, encoded by the coding sequence ATGCAGCACGCCGTACGGTCACTGGGAGCGATCCGCACCGGACCCACGCCCGTTCCGCGCCCGCGGACACGGCGCGTTCCGTCACTGATCGACGCCGACGCCCTGCGCGTCCTGCACCGGGCCGCCCGCGCCCTCCTCGACGACCTGCCGGGCCTGACCGACCGGCTGGTGGCCGTCCTGCAGGAACAGGAACCCGCCTACCGGGCCGCCGTGGCCGGCGACCCGACCGGGACCTGGCAGGAGGTGCACCGCTCGCTGCGGCACAGCGTGACCTCGCTGATCGACCCCCGCAGCGCCCGCGAGGCGGCCCGCGGCTGCTCCTGGCGCATCGGCGCCGCACGCGCCGAGCAGGGCCTGCCGCTGGACGCCCTGCTGCACGCCTTCCGGCTCGGCGGGTCCCTGGTCTGGCAGGGGCTGGTGGAGGAGACCTCCCGCACGGCCCCCGAGGAGGTGCGCCTGCTGGTCCATGTCGCCTCCGACGTGTGGAACTTCGTCGACGAGCACTGCACCCTCGTCGCGGACGCCTACCGGCAGGTCGAGTGGCAGCTCAGCCGGCGGCGCGAGAACCGGGCACGGCTGCTGGCCACCGCCCTGCTCGACGGCACCAGCCGCATCGCCGACGTGCCCGAGGCCGCCCGGGCCCTCGGCCTTCCCGAGCACGGCCGGTACGTCGTCGTCGCGGTCGCCGGCGGGCACCCCGCGGGCTGCGCCGCGGCCCGCGCGGCGGCCGTACCGGAGGGGACGCGCGTCCACTGGCACACGGGAGTGGAGGTGGACTACGGCATCGTCCTGGCCCCCGACGGCGAACTGCCGCGGCCCCAGCCCGGGACGGGCGCGCCCGCCCCCGGCACCCGGATGGGCGTCGGCGGCGCCGTCGACGGGCTGGCCGCCGTGGGCGACGCCCGCCGGCTGGCCGACACGGCCCTGAGCATCTGCCCCGAGTCCGGCGGCACGGTGCGGCTGGCCGAGCACCTCCCCGCCGCCCTGGTCGTCTCCAGCCCCGAACTGGGCCGGACGCTCGCCGAGCGGGTCCTGGGCCCCCTGCTGCGCCTGGAGCCCGCCGACCGGGAGGTACTGCTGGACACCCTCACCACCTGGCTGGCCTGCGACGGCTCGGCACAACGCGCCGGCGAACGGCTCTACTGCCACCGCAACACCGTCCTGAACCGCCTGCGCCGCTGCGAGCAGCTCACGGGCCGCTGCCTGGCCCGCCCGTCCGACGTGGTCGAGATCAGCCTGGCCCTGACCGCCCACCGGCTGCTGCGCGCCTGA
- a CDS encoding ABC transporter ATP-binding protein: MPEAPPDEELSLPSLRVEELDVTYGRALSALRSVSLTVPHGGVVALLGANGAGKTTLLRAVSGTLRLHRGAVTAGRIRFGGTDLDGRDPVAAVRAGVVQVPEGRRVFAGLSVDENLRAGGLGLSRRAPAQVREARDRVFALFPRLAERVRQPAGLLSGGEQQMLAIGRALMASPRLLLLDEPSLGLAPQMVYRIAEVVRQINAQGTAVLLVEQNAGMALSLADHAHVLEVGEIRLSGPADELARTDAVRRLYLGETADETAADGQGAA, encoded by the coding sequence ATGCCCGAAGCACCACCGGACGAGGAGCTCTCCCTGCCCTCCCTGCGCGTCGAGGAGCTCGACGTGACGTACGGCAGGGCCCTGTCCGCCCTCCGCTCCGTGTCGCTGACCGTCCCGCACGGCGGGGTGGTCGCGCTGCTCGGCGCCAACGGCGCCGGCAAGACGACCCTGCTGCGGGCCGTCTCCGGCACGCTGCGCCTGCACCGCGGCGCCGTCACGGCGGGCCGCATCCGCTTCGGCGGCACGGACCTCGACGGCCGTGACCCCGTCGCCGCCGTCCGGGCCGGCGTCGTGCAGGTGCCGGAGGGCCGGCGCGTGTTCGCCGGACTCAGCGTCGACGAGAACCTGCGGGCCGGTGGGCTCGGTCTGTCCCGCCGCGCCCCCGCCCAGGTGAGGGAGGCCCGCGACCGGGTCTTCGCCCTCTTCCCCCGGCTCGCCGAACGCGTCCGCCAGCCGGCCGGTCTGCTCTCCGGCGGCGAGCAGCAGATGCTGGCGATCGGCCGTGCCCTGATGGCCTCGCCCCGGCTGCTCCTGCTCGACGAGCCCTCACTCGGCCTCGCCCCGCAGATGGTGTACCGCATCGCCGAGGTGGTCCGTCAGATCAACGCCCAGGGCACCGCGGTGCTGCTGGTCGAGCAGAACGCCGGCATGGCGCTGTCGCTCGCGGACCACGCGCACGTCCTGGAGGTCGGCGAGATCCGGCTGTCCGGCCCCGCCGACGAACTCGCCCGCACCGACGCGGTGCGCCGCCTCTACCTGGGCGAGACCGCGGACGAGACCGCCGCCGACGGTCAGGGGGCCGCGTGA
- a CDS encoding ABC transporter ATP-binding protein, which yields MTARTATPLPLEVRGVTVRFAGLTALDDVSFTVAPGSVHALIGPNGAGKSTCFNVLSGLYRPTAGAVRLGETDLTRLAPHKIAALGVARTFQNIVTTEGTVADNLMLGRHALSRAGYLASALHLPRAAREQREHLRRVHEIAELTGLAPHIDTPVAVLSYGDRKRVEFARALCLEPRVLLLDEPVAGMNAAERARTAEVVRDVRESLGLSVLLVEHDMGLVMRLADEVTVLDFGRAIAHGTPEEVRRDPEVLRAYLGTGPAGEEDAA from the coding sequence GTGACCGCCCGTACCGCAACGCCCCTGCCGCTGGAGGTGCGGGGCGTCACCGTCCGGTTCGCCGGGCTCACCGCCCTCGACGACGTGTCCTTCACCGTCGCGCCGGGCTCCGTGCACGCCCTCATCGGACCCAACGGCGCCGGCAAGTCCACCTGCTTCAACGTCCTGTCGGGCCTGTACCGGCCCACCGCGGGCGCCGTCCGCCTCGGCGAGACGGACCTCACCCGGCTCGCCCCGCACAAGATCGCCGCCCTCGGTGTCGCCCGCACCTTCCAGAACATCGTCACCACGGAGGGCACCGTCGCCGACAACCTGATGCTGGGCCGGCACGCCCTGTCCCGCGCGGGCTACCTCGCCAGCGCCCTGCACCTGCCGAGGGCCGCGCGCGAGCAGCGCGAGCACCTGCGCCGCGTCCACGAGATCGCCGAACTCACCGGACTGGCACCGCACATCGACACCCCGGTCGCGGTGCTGTCCTACGGCGACCGCAAACGCGTCGAGTTCGCCCGGGCCCTGTGCCTGGAACCCCGCGTCCTCCTCCTCGACGAGCCGGTGGCCGGCATGAACGCCGCCGAACGGGCCCGCACCGCCGAGGTGGTCCGCGACGTGCGGGAGAGCCTCGGGCTGTCGGTCCTGCTCGTGGAGCACGACATGGGCCTGGTGATGCGGCTGGCCGACGAGGTGACCGTCCTCGACTTCGGCCGGGCCATCGCCCACGGCACACCCGAGGAGGTCCGGCGCGACCCCGAAGTGCTGCGCGCCTATCTCGGCACCGGCCCGGCGGGAGAGGAGGACGCCGCATGA
- a CDS encoding branched-chain amino acid ABC transporter permease, which yields MTGLLDNVLGGLALGSVYALVALGFVVIFKASGVLNFAHGSLLLLGGYLVAVLHEHLGFAGALAAAVLATAAVAGAVDRFLLRRGEQDPRAAHVQTIVTIGIDILLVTDLARRIGGDLLTLGDPWGDQVTDLGPVTVADSRLAAIAVSAVVIAGVFALFRFSPWGLALRAAAEDIEAAALMGVRLVRVRTLAWCLAGALAALAAVFLAAFPAPGLERTTGQIALKAFPAAILGGLASPPGALAGSLLIGLTEALVAGYQSELHILGEGFADVAPYAVMVLVLLVRPAGLFAARGAARV from the coding sequence ATGACCGGCCTGCTCGACAACGTCCTCGGGGGCCTCGCCCTCGGCTCCGTCTACGCCCTGGTCGCCCTCGGCTTCGTCGTCATCTTCAAGGCGTCCGGCGTCCTCAACTTCGCCCACGGCTCCCTGCTCCTGCTCGGCGGCTACCTCGTCGCCGTCCTCCACGAGCACCTCGGCTTCGCCGGAGCCCTCGCGGCGGCCGTTCTCGCGACAGCGGCCGTGGCGGGCGCCGTCGACCGCTTCCTGCTGCGGCGCGGCGAGCAGGATCCGCGCGCCGCCCACGTCCAGACCATCGTCACCATCGGCATCGACATCCTCCTGGTCACCGACCTCGCCCGCCGCATCGGCGGCGACCTGCTCACCCTCGGCGACCCGTGGGGGGACCAGGTGACCGACCTCGGGCCGGTCACCGTCGCCGACAGCCGGCTCGCCGCGATCGCCGTGTCGGCCGTCGTCATCGCCGGTGTCTTCGCCCTGTTCCGGTTCAGCCCCTGGGGCCTGGCCCTGCGCGCGGCGGCCGAGGACATCGAGGCCGCGGCCCTGATGGGCGTACGGCTGGTACGGGTGCGCACCCTCGCCTGGTGCCTGGCGGGCGCCCTGGCCGCACTCGCCGCGGTGTTCCTCGCCGCGTTCCCGGCGCCCGGCCTGGAGCGCACCACCGGGCAGATCGCCCTCAAGGCGTTCCCCGCCGCCATCCTCGGCGGCCTCGCCTCCCCGCCCGGTGCGCTGGCCGGCAGCCTGCTCATCGGCCTCACCGAGGCCCTCGTCGCCGGCTACCAGTCCGAACTGCACATCCTCGGCGAAGGGTTCGCCGACGTCGCCCCGTACGCCGTGATGGTGCTCGTCCTGCTGGTCCGCCCCGCCGGACTGTTCGCCGCGAGAGGAGCGGCCCGTGTCTGA
- a CDS encoding branched-chain amino acid ABC transporter permease — translation MSDLFKRGGRPLPLLALPGLLVLLALPFYLDAFWLRIGLFSMAAAIGAVGLALLAGTAGQLSLGHAFFLAVGAYGYAWLAGDPGPGLPPLLALILAVLLAGAAGGLFSPVAGRVRGIYLGVATLALVFLGHHVLLTADSVTGGFNGRAVPALTVGGFGFTDDGPELTVLGVPFGAEERLWYLGLALFALTWFTARGLLRGRPGRALTALRDSETAASVMGVDVARHRSAAFVVSSMYAGLAGALLALAFRRIVPDYFSLALSVDYLAMIVIGGLGSVAGATAGAVFVTALPLLMTRYADHLPLVAAPGSAEGAIGPTEAARYLYGAAIVVILLYAPDGLHGLARRTRARLRRPSPHPPGAGRPPRPPARADRAARPKEHTP, via the coding sequence GTGTCTGACCTCTTCAAGCGGGGCGGGCGGCCCCTGCCCCTCCTCGCCCTTCCCGGTCTGCTCGTCCTCCTCGCCCTGCCCTTCTACCTCGACGCCTTCTGGCTGCGCATCGGCCTGTTCTCCATGGCCGCGGCCATCGGCGCCGTCGGACTCGCCCTGCTGGCGGGCACCGCGGGCCAGCTCTCCCTCGGCCACGCCTTCTTCCTCGCCGTCGGCGCCTACGGCTACGCCTGGCTGGCCGGCGACCCCGGTCCCGGCCTGCCGCCCCTGCTCGCCCTAATCCTCGCGGTACTGCTCGCCGGTGCGGCGGGCGGCCTGTTCAGCCCCGTCGCCGGCCGGGTGCGCGGCATCTACCTGGGCGTGGCCACCCTCGCCCTGGTCTTCCTCGGCCACCACGTGCTGCTCACCGCCGACTCCGTGACCGGCGGTTTCAACGGCCGGGCGGTCCCGGCGCTGACGGTCGGCGGCTTCGGCTTCACCGACGACGGGCCCGAACTGACCGTGCTGGGCGTGCCGTTCGGCGCCGAGGAACGACTGTGGTACCTCGGGCTCGCCCTGTTCGCCCTCACCTGGTTCACCGCCCGCGGCCTGCTGCGCGGACGCCCCGGCCGTGCCCTGACCGCGCTGCGCGACAGCGAGACCGCGGCGTCGGTGATGGGCGTCGACGTCGCCCGCCACCGCTCGGCGGCGTTCGTGGTGTCCTCGATGTACGCGGGCCTGGCCGGGGCGCTCCTCGCCCTCGCCTTCCGCCGCATCGTGCCCGACTACTTCTCCCTCGCCCTCTCCGTCGACTACCTCGCCATGATCGTCATCGGCGGCCTGGGCTCCGTCGCCGGTGCCACCGCGGGAGCCGTCTTCGTCACCGCGCTGCCGCTGCTGATGACCCGCTACGCCGACCACCTGCCGCTGGTCGCCGCACCGGGCTCGGCCGAGGGCGCCATCGGCCCCACCGAGGCCGCCCGCTACCTCTACGGCGCCGCCATCGTCGTCATCCTGCTGTACGCCCCCGACGGTCTGCACGGGCTCGCCCGGCGCACCCGCGCCCGCCTGCGCCGTCCCTCACCCCACCCTCCCGGCGCCGGGAGGCCGCCCCGTCCGCCCGCCCGTGCCGACCGAGCCGCACGACCCAAGGAGCACACCCCGTGA